One Salvia splendens isolate huo1 chromosome 22, SspV2, whole genome shotgun sequence DNA segment encodes these proteins:
- the LOC121786338 gene encoding transcription factor TCP4-like → MPKISRDRGMVGKKEEEGEFIKIPKMAPLFTPSPSSRQWSSSALKNPRIVRVSNSFGGKDRHSKVFTVKGLRDRRIRLSVPTAIQLYDLQEKLGLSQPSKVIDWLIDATKLEIDKLPPLPTMPTNYLQFHQPIAPISSMPNQAYASEFISPYLFKEREGFGGFVAQNFFPQYSSEFATPYNNPNYFQSMEPPNLSLSQFGGLGFPFSKELSSSSQASSSQNYTPHFQPYFVENNDNLQWQNSSTPMISFSLNASFHST, encoded by the coding sequence ATGCCAAAGATTTCAAGAGATAGAGGTATGGTAGGAAAGAAAGAAGAGGAGGGAGAATTCATCAAAATCCCCAAAATGGCCCCATTGTTCACCCCCTCTCCTTCATCAAGGCAGTGGTCATCATCAGCCTTGAAGAACCCTAGAATCGTGCGCGTGTCAAACAGCTTCGGAGGCAAGGACAGGCACAGCAAGGTGTTCACAGTGAAGGGCTTGAGGGACAGGAGGATCCGGCTATCGGTGCCTACTGCAATACAGCTCTATGATCTGCAAGAGAAGCTTGGCCTCAGCCAGCCAAGCAAGGTCATAGATTGGTTGATTGATGCCACAAAATTAGAGATTGACAAACTCCCTCCTCTCCCAACCATGCCTACAAATTACCTCCAATTTCATCAGCCAATTGCACCAATATCATCAATGCCTAATCAAGCATATGCTTCTGAGTTTATCTCTCCATATCTGTTTAAGGAGAGAGAGGGTTTTGGAGGATTTGTGGCACAGAATTTCTTCCCACAATACAGTAGTGAGTTTGCAACACCTTACAACAACCCTAACTACTTCCAATCAATGGAGCCTCCAAATTTGTCATTGTCTCAGTTTGGAGGTTTAGGGTTTCCCTTCTCGAAAGAGCTCTCGTCGTCGTCACAAGCTTCGAGTTCTCAGAATTATACTCCTCATTTCCAGCCTTACTTTGTGGAGAATAATGATAACTTGCAATGGCAGAATTCATCAACCCCAATGATATCTTTCAGTTTGAATGCATCCTTTCATTCAACTTAG